In Glycine soja cultivar W05 chromosome 10, ASM419377v2, whole genome shotgun sequence, the genomic stretch ATTCCCACGTTTTTAATAGGAGAAACTTAAGTTTGCTGCCTCATACCAATGTATCCAGATCTGTCCGCACTAATACATACTCCAGAAAGGCAGAATTCCCTTGCAACAATGAGTAAAGCAGTAGAACAGCTGCCTCATCAGCTAAGCATCTGTAGAGGAATAAATGTTgcaaagttttttcaaaaactaacaaATGTGCAAAATCCAAAATTATGAATTGCAACTACTATGAATGTATGACActatacacaaacacacactgTACATTAATAAAATGTCCATAGTGACAAGAAATCCGACAAATCTTGCTATATCTAGAAGCAGGGAGAGTGAAGGAAACTACTTGTTAGAAAACTGAAACTGATGGACCACAACATACTAGAGCCTCAAACAATGACATTGAGGTAATAGGGATACAAAGTTGCAAATAACAATTATATGCCTGAACCATGAAAGACAATGAAATCTGTAGCTAACTAACTGAAGACCAAACATGAAAAAGGGGGCAGGGGCATAGGGAGAAAATTCGTAtttcttcttttactttttcccTCCCTTTCTTGATGTAAGAATCAATTGGTAAACAGAGTGTAAGaaacaagttttctaaatgTCATAAAAAGATAGATGGGCAACTAGGCATGCATTCTGATCATGTGACATTTGAGAAACCGAAGCTTTCGACTTGTCATCATGATAATAAACAATTACAAGCATGCAAattgtattattgtattttGCAGAGATGGACTCAATTAGAACCATAGGTAAGCATGAGTTGGATGTAGTAAGTTAATTGTCAAAAACTACAGGAGCAAGAAACTCACATGCCAAGTGTATCAAACAATGAAGCAAAGGGAAGCTTTATGTGTGGAGCACTATGTGCATTGCCCTCAATATCTACACGATCCACTGCATTTAAAGgtctgataaaaaaatttgctaGCCTtctcaatcaattaaaataacatgcatagatatgaaaaatatattacattcaCAATCAATTGCATGCTCTAAGGCCTTGCAGTAAGGATTGTCAGAAAAGTGAGGATTTTCTTTGAGTAAAGAATCTGATGTGGAAGATTTGTGATTCGCGTAGTCCTCACTCACAAGACATTTATGATAATGAACGAGAACAAGAAGCACATGAATACTGATATCTGCAATAGGACTTTTTGATTCTTCACCACCCGAACTGACCAGATAACTAAAtggaaataaaacaatatttgctgcaaggcaaaaataaaaaagccaaaaaaagaaGCACATATGAGTAAGTTTCCACTTTCCAACCTTTACATGAGAATCTTCGAGCAATAAGACAATTATGATAATATCATCCAAAATGGATATTTGACTTCAAAGAATCCATAaatattaccaaaaaaaaagtatctaCAGTAATCATACCAGCTGCAGAACCAACTCTCTGTAGCACACTACTCTGATTTCCATCATACAAGATGGAATAAGTAGCCCTATTAGATGGAACATTAGAACGGACCATGAAATTTAGAAGCAATCTGCGAACAACTGCACCAACCAGAGAGCTGTCCTGCAAAAATAACAATACACAGCTGTTTACTATCTGCTAATACACAATAACTCAACAACCAAGGTTTGATGCTCAAATTTCAAGTTCTAACCTGATCCATTGCTGCATCGAGAAAGGGGTTCACATCATTTGGCCCAGGAGATGGCCCACAGAGAAGTTGAGTTGACATTGCAATAATCATGAAATTAAGCAGCTCTAGATGTAGGAGAAATGTGTCGGGactataataatgataataataaattgtcaCTTGTCAGGACAAAATAGATTGCTCAATAACTCAACAAGAATTAGCAGGTCAAATTACTCATGAGTCATGATATACCTCACTTCTACTGATGCTATAAAGCTCAGCACATTACGCATAACAAGATTTTCAATGGTTTGATctgtataaaaatttaaaaaaaattaagagatttgAATAATACGGGAAATACATTTATAAAAACCAAAGAGACTTGAAAGGGTAAAATGACATAATTCATGTGAAACCCAAGAAAAGTAAGGAAGTTCCAATTCAAACAAATGACAAAAACCATGTTTAAGTCACATCAAACATAATAAGATGACATCGGAACCAGCATTTCTCACTCAGTAGGAATCAAAATTAAGTTTCAGCCTTCACACGAATCTTATGCTAAAACCCGCCCAAAGTCATACATGCAACAGAGTTCAATAAAATCTAGACGTGTGTACATTTGCAGCTTTTAATTCTAAATCTGAAACAACGAGAGTCATACATACCTCTTAAAACATCCTTCTGCACATCCTCATTATCTTCAAGAGACGGGTATAACTGGATATTCTCACCTTGGTCGCTCTCAATCAAGTGCTTTAAAAATATCGAACTGATATACACTGCATTAAAAGCCTTTTCATAGACCAAGGGCGATGCACCAGAAGAAGACATGGACTCTTGCAAGCAGCACGCTAGATGGAACAAAATCTTCGCAAGATGCCTGGTGTGACAATTGTTTTTGGCTGCAAAACAATTAGGAGggaaaaaacagagaaaaaattTCAAGTAAGATCTTGCCACGAGAAACAAATGTACTCTTCTTAACAGTCAATACATCAATTAACATATCATAACATAACCAATAAATTCAAAGAGAGTTAAACTATAAATCATTCAGAATTACTTCAAATAGAAACCCAAATTTTATAGAATACATAATCACAATTCAGAAGTCCTTGAAATTATCATAATTTCGAGATAGGAAAATCATACTCCAGCATTCTAAGCTATTAACCAATACTATATGCCAAGAATCgaagaattgaagcctctaaTGAGAATATGACTAACCTAATAGCTCGCAAGCTTGTTGAACACGCTGAGTGGGCCATTGAACATTGAGAGGGAGCTCCAGCAATTTCTGCCAGAACTCCGATGAGAGGGGGAAGGGCGTGTCGCCGACGAAAGTTCCGATCAGATACTCCGCCGCCTCCGGCGAGAATGCGCCACCCCTGCGCGGCGTTGACGGCGCCGACCCCATTCGAAGAagtaagggttttttttttttctggcgATGTGGTCGTAGATAGATAGTGTGTCAAATCTAATTCGGTGTTAGATTCAGGGTAACGGCATTGCGCAAAAACTCGCGGTGAGACCAAAAGGGTTTGATCCGAAGGCGAAAACGGAAATGGGTTTTTAAAATCTCGCGAGCTCGGGAAGAGAGTGTAGAGGGAGAAGAACGGCAATAACAACGACGACAAAGAGCTTCGAACTCGAAGCGAAGGTTTAGCAGAGAAGTAAAGGACTTGTTTGGATGTTTACGCGTTTTACCTTTTCTTATTTGGCGAAATCGCACTTGTAATTGTGGCAACCCAAACAGGATGCATTACAATttcgtcaaaaaaaaaaaacaatttcgtcaaataattattttttcttcttttttttcatttcattaataAAGTGGATAATAacactaaaatattaataataaaatatcgtATTCAAAATTTCTTTCCCATTTTGTCGAAACAAAAATTAGTATGAAGATTTACGTTTGATGTGAAAATGTGAAAGATCTACCTTACAATTAAATAAACCACGGAGTAGATCGAATAATAAAACCTAACGTAATGGAAAACAAAACATTAACAGATGGTTTTCATGATGCAATGTGCATTCGACCAAATGCTTGACTATAATCCTATGCGGCTCTGCTTGATTGTGTGCCAATTGCCAAACATGTTAGTGGAATAGTTAtaggaaaaacatttttttttaaattatgatcaAATGCTCTAAAATATGGATACTCCTAAAATCATGGAATaacatacatataaaaaaataaacttaaatatatatatatatatatatatatatatatatatatatatatatatatatatatatatttagtccTCTAAActtaaagtttttcttttagtttttaaaatctataaaagacttttttttaagtcaaatgg encodes the following:
- the LOC114372589 gene encoding dymeclin-like, whose product is MGSAPSTPRRGGAFSPEAAEYLIGTFVGDTPFPLSSEFWQKLLELPLNVQWPTQRVQQACELLAKNNCHTRHLAKILFHLACCLQESMSSSGASPLVYEKAFNAVYISSIFLKHLIESDQGENIQLYPSLEDNEDVQKDVLRDQTIENLVMRNVLSFIASVEVSPDTFLLHLELLNFMIIAMSTQLLCGPSPGPNDVNPFLDAAMDQDSSLVGAVVRRLLLNFMVRSNVPSNRATYSILYDGNQSSVLQRVGSAAANIVLFPFSYLVSSGGEESKSPIADISIHVLLVLVHYHKCLVSEDYANHKSSTSDSLLKENPHFSDNPYCKALEHAIDCELDRVDIEGNAHSAPHIKLPFASLFDTLGICLADEAAVLLLYSLLQGNSAFLEYVLVRTDLDTLLMPILEALYNAPSRTANQIYMLLIILLILSQDSSFNASIHKLILTGVPWYKERLLHQTSLGSLMVVILIRTVQYNLSKLRDVYLQTTCLATLANVAPHVHRLSAYASQRLVSLFDMLSRKYIKLAERRDNKLHTAKGDSEGNNLVEDMSTELHIYTDFLRLVLEIINAILTYALPRNPEVVYAIMHRQEVFQPFKNHPRFNELIDNIYTVLDFFNSRMDAQREDGDWSVHEVLQVIIVNCRSWRGDGMKMFTQLRFTYEQESHPEEFFIPYVWQLVLSRCGFSFNTGAINLFPVDLQTERLENGVVGTTLQNGDFDKPEYQLDP